Proteins from a genomic interval of Pseudomonas paeninsulae:
- a CDS encoding replication-associated recombination protein A, translating into MDLFRNAPIAQPLAARLRAASLDEYVGQEHLLARGKPLREALEQGALHSMIFWGPPGVGKTTLARLLAQVTDAHFETISAVLSGVKEIRQAVEVAQQHAAQYGRRTILFVDEVHRFNKSQQDAFLPYVEDGTLIFIGATTENPSFELNNALLSRARVYVLKSLDETALHKLASRALTDPKGLGERQLSLPEESFKILLAAADGDGRRLLNFLENAADLVEDGGAISTELLLDLLGDSRRRFDKGGEAFYDQISALHKSVRGSSPDGALYWFARMLDGGCDPLYIARRVVRMASEDIGNADPRALTLCLNAWDVQERLGSPEGELAVAQAIVYLACAPKSNAVYSAFKAAMRDAAEHGSLEVPLHLRNAPTKLMKELGYGDEYRYAHDEPEAYAAGEDYFPEQLPARQYYQPVPRGLEQKIRDKLAHLASQDALSPRKRRKP; encoded by the coding sequence ATGGATCTGTTTCGAAATGCGCCCATCGCTCAACCCCTGGCCGCGCGCTTGCGTGCTGCCAGCCTGGACGAGTACGTCGGCCAGGAGCATCTGCTCGCGCGCGGTAAGCCGCTGCGTGAAGCGCTGGAGCAGGGCGCGCTGCACTCGATGATTTTCTGGGGGCCGCCGGGCGTGGGCAAGACCACCCTGGCGCGCTTGCTGGCCCAGGTCACCGATGCGCATTTCGAGACGATTTCGGCGGTGCTCTCCGGGGTCAAGGAGATCCGCCAGGCGGTCGAAGTGGCGCAACAGCATGCCGCCCAATATGGCCGTCGGACCATCCTGTTCGTCGACGAGGTGCATCGCTTCAACAAGTCGCAGCAGGATGCCTTTCTGCCCTATGTGGAAGACGGCACCCTGATCTTCATCGGTGCCACTACCGAAAACCCCTCGTTCGAACTGAACAACGCGCTGCTTTCGCGGGCGCGTGTTTATGTCCTCAAAAGCCTGGACGAAACGGCGCTGCACAAGCTGGCGAGTCGCGCCCTGACCGACCCCAAAGGCCTCGGCGAGCGGCAACTCAGCCTGCCAGAGGAAAGTTTCAAGATTCTTCTGGCCGCCGCCGATGGCGATGGCAGGCGCTTGCTGAACTTCCTGGAAAACGCTGCGGATCTGGTAGAGGACGGCGGCGCCATCAGCACCGAGTTGTTGCTGGACCTACTCGGCGACAGCCGTAGGCGCTTCGATAAGGGCGGCGAAGCGTTCTACGACCAGATTTCCGCGCTGCACAAGTCGGTGCGTGGCTCCAGTCCGGATGGCGCGCTGTACTGGTTCGCGCGCATGCTCGATGGCGGCTGCGACCCGCTGTACATAGCCCGCCGGGTCGTGCGCATGGCCAGCGAAGACATTGGCAATGCCGACCCCCGGGCACTGACGCTGTGCCTCAATGCCTGGGACGTGCAAGAGCGCCTGGGCAGCCCTGAAGGCGAGCTGGCCGTCGCCCAGGCCATCGTATACCTGGCCTGCGCGCCGAAAAGCAACGCCGTGTACAGCGCGTTCAAGGCGGCGATGCGTGATGCTGCCGAACATGGCTCCCTGGAAGTACCGCTGCACCTGCGTAACGCACCGACCAAGTTGATGAAAGAGCTGGGCTATGGCGATGAATACCGCTATGCCCATGATGAGCCGGAAGCCTACGCCGCAGGTGAAGATTACTTCCCCGAGCAACTGCCGGCGCGTCAGTATTATCAACCGGTGCCGCGCGGCCTTGAGCAGAAAATTCGCGATAAGCTCGCGCATCTGGCCAGCCAGGATGCGCTCAGTCCGCGCAAGCGGAGAAAGCCATGA
- the crcB gene encoding fluoride efflux transporter CrcB translates to MIAVVFAVAVGGACGTLLRFATANWINASWPQYFYTATLAVNIVGCLLIGYLYGLFLLRPEIPLELRAGLIVGFLGGLTTFSSFSLDTLRLLESGQAPMAFGYLALSVLGGLLATWAGLSLTKL, encoded by the coding sequence ATGATCGCAGTCGTTTTCGCGGTGGCGGTCGGTGGGGCGTGCGGAACCTTATTGCGCTTTGCTACGGCCAACTGGATCAACGCAAGCTGGCCGCAATATTTCTATACGGCGACCCTGGCGGTAAACATCGTTGGTTGCTTGCTGATCGGTTACCTGTATGGACTGTTTCTGCTACGCCCGGAAATACCGCTGGAGTTACGCGCCGGCTTGATCGTTGGTTTTCTGGGCGGTCTTACCACCTTTTCATCCTTTTCCCTCGACACCTTGCGCCTGCTGGAAAGCGGCCAGGCGCCAATGGCCTTCGGCTATCTGGCGCTAAGTGTGTTGGGCGGCCTGCTCGCGACCTGGGCAGGCCTATCACTCACCAAACTCTGA
- the serS gene encoding serine--tRNA ligase, whose protein sequence is MLDSKLVRSQLHDVAQRLAARGFQLDVARFEALETQRKTLQTRTEQLQAERNSRSKAISQAKQRGEDIAPLLADVDRMGSELEQGKQELDAIQVELDSLLLNIPNLPHESVPVGADEEGNVEVRRWGTPKVFDFAIQDHVALGEKYGWLDFETAAKLSGARFALLRGPIARLHRALAQFMINLHTGEHGYEEAYTPYLVQAPALQGTGQLPKFEEDLFKISRENEADLYLIPTAEVSLTNIVAGEILEAKQLPLKLVAHTPCFRSEAGASGRDTRGMIRQHQFDKVEMVQIVEPSTSYQALEELTGNAEKVLQLLELPYRVLALCTGDMGFSATKTYDLEVWVPSQDKYREISSCSNCGDFQARRMQARYRNPETGKPELLHTLNGSGLAVGRTLVAVLENYQQADGSIRVPEVLKPYMGGVEVIG, encoded by the coding sequence ATGCTCGATTCCAAACTGGTGCGCAGCCAACTCCACGATGTGGCTCAGCGCCTTGCTGCGCGCGGTTTTCAACTGGATGTGGCGCGTTTTGAAGCGTTGGAAACCCAGCGCAAGACCCTACAAACCCGCACGGAGCAGTTGCAAGCCGAGCGTAACAGTCGCTCCAAGGCCATCAGCCAGGCCAAGCAGCGCGGCGAAGACATAGCGCCGCTGCTGGCGGATGTCGATCGCATGGGCAGCGAACTGGAGCAAGGCAAACAGGAGCTGGATGCCATTCAGGTCGAGCTGGATAGCCTGCTGCTGAACATTCCCAACCTGCCACACGAGTCGGTGCCGGTGGGCGCGGATGAAGAGGGCAACGTCGAGGTGCGCCGCTGGGGCACGCCCAAGGTCTTCGACTTCGCCATTCAGGATCACGTGGCCCTGGGCGAGAAGTACGGCTGGCTGGATTTCGAAACCGCCGCCAAACTGTCCGGTGCGCGTTTCGCCCTGTTGCGTGGACCGATCGCTCGCCTGCATCGCGCCCTGGCGCAGTTCATGATCAATCTGCATACCGGCGAACATGGCTATGAAGAGGCCTACACACCTTATCTGGTCCAAGCGCCAGCGTTGCAGGGCACCGGTCAGCTGCCCAAATTCGAAGAAGACCTGTTCAAGATCAGCCGCGAAAACGAAGCCGATCTGTACCTGATTCCAACTGCCGAGGTGTCGCTGACCAATATAGTCGCCGGCGAGATTCTCGAGGCCAAGCAATTGCCGCTGAAGTTGGTTGCCCACACTCCATGTTTCCGCAGCGAAGCCGGCGCGTCTGGTCGCGACACCCGTGGCATGATCCGTCAGCATCAGTTCGACAAGGTTGAGATGGTGCAGATCGTCGAGCCGAGCACCTCCTACCAGGCCCTGGAAGAACTTACTGGCAATGCCGAAAAGGTTTTGCAACTGCTCGAACTGCCGTACCGCGTGCTCGCCCTCTGCACCGGCGACATGGGCTTCAGCGCGACCAAGACCTACGATCTGGAAGTATGGGTGCCGAGCCAGGACAAGTACCGCGAGATTTCCTCCTGCTCCAATTGCGGCGACTTCCAGGCGCGGCGTATGCAAGCTCGTTATCGCAACCCGGAAACCGGCAAGCCGGAGCTGCTGCACACCCTCAACGGCTCCGGCCTGGCGGTGGGCCGCACCCTGGTGGCGGTGCTGGAGAATTACCAGCAGGCCGACGGCAGTATTCGTGTGCCTGAGGTGCTCAAACCCTATATGGGCGGCGTTGAAGTCATCGGTTAA
- the cysG gene encoding siroheme synthase CysG codes for MDFLPLFHKLQDRLVLVVGGGEVALRKSRLLADAGARLRVVAPDVRDELCTLVSLGAGEVLLRNYQPEDLSGVALIIAATDDEPLNAQISAQAQALGIPVNVVDAPKLCSVIFPAIVDRSPLIVAVTSGGDAPVLARLIRAKIETWIPATYGQLAGLAKKFRNRVKGLFPDVQQRRVFWEDVFQGQIAESVFAGKMHEGERLLEEKIAGAAPRTLGEVYLVGAGPGDPDLLTFRALRLMQQADVVLYDRLVAPAIIELCRRDAERIYVGKQRSEHAVPQEQINQQLVSLAKKGKRVLRLKGGDPFIFGRGGEEIEELAAQGIPFQVVPGITAASGCAAYAGIPLTHRDHAQSVRFVTGHLKDGSCDLPWAELSAPSQTLVFYMGLVGLPLICQQLIAHGRAASTPAALIQQGTTPNQRVFTGTLANLPELVAQHQVHAPTLVIVGEVVQLREKLAWFEGAQAEV; via the coding sequence ATGGACTTTCTCCCGCTGTTCCACAAATTGCAGGATCGCCTGGTACTGGTGGTCGGTGGCGGTGAAGTCGCCCTGCGTAAATCGCGCTTGCTCGCCGATGCCGGCGCTAGGCTGCGGGTCGTGGCGCCCGACGTGCGCGACGAACTTTGCACGCTGGTCAGCCTGGGGGCTGGCGAGGTGCTGCTGCGCAACTACCAGCCCGAGGACCTGAGCGGCGTGGCGCTGATCATCGCCGCCACCGACGATGAACCGCTGAATGCGCAAATATCCGCCCAGGCCCAGGCGCTGGGGATTCCGGTCAATGTCGTCGATGCACCGAAACTGTGCAGCGTGATCTTCCCGGCTATCGTCGACCGCTCGCCATTGATCGTCGCCGTCACCAGTGGCGGCGATGCGCCGGTGTTGGCGCGGTTGATCCGGGCCAAGATCGAAACCTGGATTCCAGCGACCTATGGTCAACTGGCCGGTTTGGCGAAGAAGTTTCGCAACCGGGTCAAGGGCCTGTTTCCCGATGTGCAGCAACGCCGGGTGTTCTGGGAGGACGTATTCCAGGGACAAATTGCCGAGAGCGTATTCGCTGGAAAAATGCATGAGGGCGAGCGCCTGCTCGAAGAGAAAATCGCCGGCGCCGCGCCACGCACCCTGGGTGAGGTGTATCTGGTCGGTGCCGGCCCCGGCGACCCTGACCTGCTGACGTTTCGCGCCTTGCGCCTGATGCAGCAAGCCGATGTGGTGCTCTACGACCGCCTGGTCGCACCCGCGATCATCGAGCTGTGCCGCCGCGATGCCGAGCGTATCTATGTCGGCAAGCAGCGCTCTGAGCATGCCGTACCGCAGGAGCAGATCAACCAGCAGTTAGTCAGCCTGGCCAAAAAGGGCAAGCGGGTCTTACGCCTGAAAGGTGGCGACCCATTTATCTTCGGTCGTGGCGGCGAGGAGATCGAGGAGCTGGCAGCCCAGGGTATTCCCTTCCAGGTGGTACCGGGCATCACCGCAGCCAGTGGCTGCGCGGCTTATGCGGGGATTCCGCTGACCCATCGCGATCACGCGCAGTCGGTACGCTTCGTCACCGGCCACCTCAAGGATGGCAGCTGCGATCTGCCTTGGGCAGAGCTTTCAGCACCCAGCCAGACCCTGGTGTTCTATATGGGCCTGGTCGGCTTGCCGCTGATTTGCCAGCAATTGATCGCCCATGGCCGTGCCGCCAGTACACCCGCAGCGCTGATTCAGCAGGGCACTACGCCCAACCAGCGGGTCTTCACCGGCACCCTGGCGAACCTGCCGGAATTGGTCGCCCAGCATCAGGTCCACGCGCCGACCCTGGTCATTGTCGGCGAAGTGGTGCAACTGCGCGAAAAGCTGGCCTGGTTCGAAGGTGCTCAGGCCGAGGTTTGA
- a CDS encoding glutathione S-transferase family protein, with translation MGLLIEGRWHDQWYDTATDGRFKRENAQRRNWITANGNPGPSGEGGFKAQAGRYHLYVSLACPWAHRSLILRQLKGLQDLVDVSVVSWLMLDDGWTFDPTHGSTGDSLDGLDFLHQRYTVDDANYSGRVTVPLLWDKQQQCIVSNESAEIIRMFNSAFDGLTGNFLDFYPEALRGEIDALNQRIYSAVNNGVYRAGFATTQAAYEEAFVELFDELDWLDARLGEHRYLAGEYLSEADWRLFTTLVRFDAVYYGHFKCNLRRIEDYPHLSNWLRELYQWPGVAATVDFDHIKSHYYASHRTINPAGIVPKGPALELARGHDRERLPGKGIWRTS, from the coding sequence ATGGGTTTGTTGATTGAGGGCCGCTGGCATGACCAGTGGTACGACACTGCCACTGACGGCCGCTTCAAGCGCGAGAATGCCCAGCGGCGTAACTGGATCACCGCCAACGGCAACCCTGGGCCAAGCGGCGAAGGTGGCTTCAAGGCGCAGGCCGGTCGCTATCACTTGTATGTTTCCCTCGCCTGCCCCTGGGCCCATCGCAGCCTGATCCTACGTCAGCTCAAGGGTTTGCAGGACCTGGTCGATGTATCGGTGGTCAGCTGGCTGATGCTCGACGATGGCTGGACCTTCGACCCGACCCACGGCTCCACGGGTGATAGCCTGGACGGTCTGGATTTCTTGCATCAGCGCTACACCGTCGATGACGCCAACTACAGTGGTCGGGTGACCGTGCCATTGCTGTGGGACAAGCAGCAACAGTGCATCGTCAGCAATGAGTCGGCGGAAATTATCCGCATGTTCAACTCGGCTTTTGACGGGCTGACCGGTAACTTCCTGGATTTCTACCCCGAAGCACTGCGCGGCGAGATCGACGCACTCAATCAGCGCATCTATTCGGCGGTTAACAATGGCGTGTACCGCGCCGGTTTCGCCACCACCCAGGCGGCCTACGAGGAAGCCTTTGTCGAGCTGTTCGACGAACTGGACTGGCTGGATGCGCGCCTCGGCGAGCACCGTTACCTGGCTGGCGAATACCTCAGCGAAGCCGATTGGCGCCTGTTCACCACCCTGGTTCGTTTCGATGCGGTGTACTACGGGCACTTCAAGTGCAACCTGCGGCGCATCGAGGACTACCCGCACCTGTCCAACTGGCTGCGCGAGCTATATCAATGGCCCGGGGTGGCGGCAACAGTGGATTTCGACCACATCAAGAGCCATTACTACGCCAGCCATCGCACCATCAACCCGGCCGGCATAGTGCCCAAGGGGCCGGCGTTGGAGCTTGCCCGCGGGCATGATCGCGAGCGGTTACCGGGCAAGGGCATTTGGCGAACGTCGTAA
- a CDS encoding glycosyl transferase family protein has translation MNLVTPAEHPFAQFVRILGKGKRGARNLTRAEAREAMGMLLDGKAEDTQLGAFLMLLRHKEESAEEMAGFAEAVRERLQAPAIAVDLDWPSYAGKKRHLPWFLLAAKALANSGVRILLHGGGAHTAGRLYSEQVIGLLQIPLCRSWGEVEHALQEQQLAFIPLGDWMPQLQRMIDLRNILGLRSPIHSLTRILNPLAARCGLQSIFHPGYQAVHREASQLLGDTALVIKGDGGEVEINPDATSHLYGTANGENWDEDWPPLSAQRHVKPGSLQPEHLQAFWRGEVEDAYGRLAVLSSMALALRALGMPREEAFKQAQQRWDARKISS, from the coding sequence ATGAACCTTGTCACTCCAGCGGAACACCCTTTTGCCCAATTCGTACGCATCCTCGGCAAAGGCAAGCGCGGCGCGCGCAATCTGACCCGAGCAGAAGCCCGTGAAGCCATGGGCATGTTGCTCGACGGCAAGGCCGAGGACACCCAGCTCGGCGCTTTCCTGATGCTGCTCAGGCACAAAGAGGAAAGCGCCGAGGAGATGGCCGGCTTTGCCGAGGCGGTGCGCGAGCGTTTGCAGGCGCCAGCCATTGCGGTCGACCTGGACTGGCCCAGCTATGCCGGCAAGAAGCGTCACTTACCCTGGTTCCTCCTCGCCGCCAAGGCCCTGGCCAATAGCGGCGTGCGCATCCTCCTGCATGGCGGCGGCGCACACACCGCCGGGCGCTTGTATAGCGAGCAAGTAATCGGGCTTCTGCAGATTCCACTGTGCCGCAGCTGGGGTGAGGTGGAGCATGCCTTGCAGGAACAACAACTGGCATTTATCCCGCTGGGCGACTGGATGCCGCAACTGCAACGGATGATCGACCTGCGCAACATCCTCGGTCTGCGCTCGCCGATCCACTCGCTGACCCGCATTCTCAATCCGCTAGCGGCGCGCTGTGGCCTGCAAAGCATCTTTCACCCCGGTTATCAGGCGGTGCACCGCGAGGCTAGTCAGTTGCTCGGCGACACTGCGCTGGTGATCAAGGGTGACGGTGGCGAGGTGGAAATCAATCCGGACGCCACCAGTCATCTGTACGGCACGGCCAACGGCGAGAACTGGGACGAAGACTGGCCGCCGTTGTCCGCTCAGCGCCACGTCAAGCCCGGGTCGCTGCAACCGGAGCACCTGCAGGCGTTCTGGCGCGGTGAAGTCGAGGACGCTTACGGCCGACTCGCGGTATTGAGCAGCATGGCCTTGGCCTTGCGTGCCCTGGGCATGCCACGCGAAGAGGCGTTCAAGCAGGCGCAGCAACGCTGGGACGCACGAAAAATATCGAGCTAG
- a CDS encoding TusE/DsrC/DsvC family sulfur relay protein: MRHLIVSGRRIELDKDGYLVVLADWSEPVAEALAQQEQLTLSAEHWQILQVLRAFYAEFQLSPANRPLIKYMALKLGPEKGNSLHLNLLFKGAPAKLAAKLAGLPKPTNCL, translated from the coding sequence ATGAGGCATTTGATCGTTAGCGGCCGGCGCATCGAGCTGGACAAGGACGGCTACCTGGTGGTCCTGGCCGATTGGTCGGAACCCGTGGCCGAGGCCCTGGCGCAGCAGGAGCAATTGACCCTGAGCGCCGAACATTGGCAGATTCTGCAAGTGTTGCGGGCCTTCTACGCCGAGTTCCAGCTGTCGCCAGCCAACCGGCCGCTGATCAAATATATGGCGCTCAAGCTAGGCCCGGAAAAGGGCAATAGCCTGCACCTCAATCTCCTGTTCAAAGGCGCTCCCGCCAAACTCGCCGCCAAGCTGGCGGGCCTGCCAAAACCGACGAATTGCCTATGA
- the tusB gene encoding sulfurtransferase complex subunit TusB, with protein MATLHVLSHSPFSDSRLSSCLRLLGPADGLLLCGDAVYALQPGTAQHQALDLMPVGIGLFALDEDLCARGLAAPARIQVVDYPGFVELSCRFDKVNSWL; from the coding sequence ATGGCTACGTTGCATGTTTTGTCCCATTCACCGTTCAGCGACAGTCGGCTGAGCAGCTGCCTGCGCCTGTTGGGTCCTGCCGACGGTTTGTTGCTCTGCGGCGATGCGGTATACGCCCTGCAACCCGGCACCGCACAGCACCAGGCCCTGGATCTAATGCCCGTCGGTATCGGCCTGTTCGCCCTCGACGAAGACCTCTGTGCGCGCGGCCTTGCCGCGCCGGCGCGGATCCAGGTGGTCGACTACCCGGGGTTCGTCGAACTCAGTTGCCGCTTCGACAAGGTCAACAGCTGGCTATGA
- the tusC gene encoding sulfurtransferase complex subunit TusC, translating to MNKSLLIINRQSPWSGPCAREALDIALAGGAFDLPLGMLFLDDGVFQLASAQQPAALQQKDLGANLQALPLFGVESLYASARSLQERGLEQQALTLATEVLDDAALIALIDRYDQVITL from the coding sequence ATGAACAAATCCTTGCTGATCATCAACCGTCAGTCGCCCTGGTCCGGCCCCTGCGCCCGCGAAGCGCTGGATATTGCCCTGGCTGGCGGCGCGTTCGACTTACCCCTCGGCATGCTGTTTCTCGACGACGGCGTGTTCCAGTTGGCGTCAGCGCAACAGCCCGCAGCCCTGCAGCAGAAAGACCTGGGCGCCAACCTGCAGGCCTTGCCGCTGTTCGGCGTCGAATCGCTGTATGCCTCGGCGCGCAGCCTGCAAGAGCGCGGCCTGGAGCAACAGGCGCTGACGCTGGCGACCGAGGTGCTGGATGATGCCGCCCTGATAGCGCTTATCGACCGTTACGACCAGGTGATCACCCTCTGA
- the tusD gene encoding sulfurtransferase complex subunit TusD — translation MKFAIALFAPPHAPSSRRALRFVQAALAGGHQIVRLFFYQDAVHNASSNVVSAQDELDIPAQWRELVCQQQLDGVVCIAAALRRGILNEQEAQRYERSAANLDAPWDLSGLGQLHEAAQTADRLVCFGGP, via the coding sequence ATGAAATTCGCCATCGCCCTCTTCGCCCCACCGCATGCGCCCTCCTCCCGGCGCGCCCTGCGTTTTGTTCAGGCTGCCCTGGCCGGCGGCCATCAGATCGTGCGGCTGTTCTTCTATCAGGACGCGGTGCATAACGCTTCGAGCAATGTGGTCAGCGCACAGGATGAGCTGGATATCCCTGCGCAATGGCGCGAACTGGTCTGCCAGCAGCAGCTCGATGGCGTTGTATGCATTGCCGCAGCGCTACGCCGCGGCATCCTCAATGAGCAGGAAGCGCAACGCTACGAGCGCAGCGCCGCCAATCTGGATGCTCCCTGGGACCTTTCCGGACTGGGTCAACTGCATGAAGCGGCGCAAACGGCCGATCGCCTGGTGTGTTTCGGAGGGCCTTGA
- a CDS encoding Bax inhibitor-1/YccA family protein gives MREQDYTLSHTQVEQLEVSRVLRNTYGLLAITLAFSGLVAFMAQRANVPYPNFFVVLIGFYGLFFLTAKLRDSSWGLLSTLALTGFMGYTLGPILNRYLGMANGAEVVSSAFTMTALVFCGLSAYVLISRKDMSFLSGFITAGFFVLIGAMVAGFFFQISGLQLAISAGFVLFSSACILYQTSAIIHGGERNYIMATISLYVSIYNLFLSLLQIMGIMGSDD, from the coding sequence ATGCGCGAACAAGATTACACACTCAGTCACACGCAGGTTGAGCAGCTGGAAGTCAGCCGCGTTCTGCGCAATACATATGGCCTGCTGGCCATCACCCTGGCCTTCAGCGGCTTGGTCGCCTTTATGGCGCAGCGCGCCAATGTGCCTTACCCCAACTTTTTCGTGGTGCTGATCGGCTTCTACGGCCTGTTCTTCCTCACCGCTAAACTGCGTGACTCGTCCTGGGGCCTGCTCTCCACCCTCGCCCTGACCGGCTTCATGGGTTACACCCTGGGGCCGATCCTCAATCGCTACCTGGGCATGGCCAACGGCGCCGAAGTGGTCAGCTCGGCATTCACCATGACCGCGCTGGTGTTCTGTGGTCTGTCCGCCTATGTACTGATTTCGCGTAAGGATATGAGCTTCCTCAGCGGCTTCATCACTGCTGGCTTCTTTGTCCTGATCGGCGCCATGGTGGCAGGGTTCTTCTTCCAGATCAGCGGCCTGCAACTGGCGATTAGCGCCGGTTTCGTGCTGTTTTCCTCGGCCTGCATCCTGTACCAGACCAGCGCCATCATCCACGGTGGTGAACGCAACTACATCATGGCGACCATTAGCCTGTATGTATCGATCTACAACCTGTTCCTCAGCCTGCTGCAGATCATGGGCATCATGGGCAGCGACGACTGA
- a CDS encoding patatin-like phospholipase family protein: MTDKMALVLAGGGSLGAVQVGMLQALIAADVTIDLVVGASVGAINGAHFACKPNAKGVAELAEIWCALGKQDIFPFSLLGATKALLLRRGYILDNAGLRRMILSALPISRLEDCELPLHVVTTDLLSGAEVLQSQGDILQALLASAAIPLVYPPIAIDGHLLMDGGVASNTPIASAVALGAKRIVVLPTGFGCACKAPPKGFVALALHTLNLMSMRQLVRDIELYAPHAHIHVAAPLCPLGVSVFDFTQTRSLIERAKLHAQTWLDSGGLEQTGVPDSLRAHSHADMLPVEMP, from the coding sequence ATGACAGACAAGATGGCTTTGGTACTCGCTGGCGGCGGCAGCTTGGGGGCCGTGCAGGTCGGCATGCTGCAGGCGTTGATAGCGGCAGACGTTACGATCGACCTAGTGGTGGGGGCATCGGTAGGGGCCATCAACGGCGCCCATTTCGCCTGCAAACCGAACGCCAAGGGCGTTGCCGAGCTGGCCGAAATCTGGTGCGCGCTGGGCAAGCAGGATATTTTCCCTTTTTCCCTACTGGGCGCGACCAAGGCCCTGCTGCTGCGGCGCGGATACATCCTCGACAACGCAGGCCTGCGCCGGATGATTCTGTCGGCACTGCCGATCAGTCGCCTGGAGGACTGCGAGCTGCCCCTGCATGTGGTCACCACCGATTTGCTCAGCGGTGCCGAGGTGTTGCAGTCGCAGGGCGACATCCTCCAGGCGTTGCTGGCCAGCGCCGCCATTCCGCTGGTCTACCCACCGATTGCAATCGACGGACACTTGCTGATGGATGGCGGCGTAGCCAGCAATACCCCGATCGCCAGTGCCGTTGCGTTGGGCGCGAAGCGCATCGTGGTCCTGCCCACCGGTTTTGGTTGTGCCTGCAAGGCTCCGCCCAAGGGGTTCGTTGCGCTGGCCCTGCATACCCTCAACCTGATGAGCATGCGCCAGCTGGTACGCGACATTGAGCTGTATGCCCCGCATGCCCATATCCATGTCGCTGCGCCTTTATGCCCCTTGGGCGTTTCGGTATTCGATTTCACCCAGACGCGCAGCCTGATCGAACGCGCCAAGCTGCATGCCCAGACCTGGCTGGATAGCGGCGGGCTCGAACAAACGGGTGTTCCCGACTCCCTGCGCGCGCATTCGCACGCCGACATGCTCCCTGTAGAGATGCCATGA
- a CDS encoding DUF547 domain-containing protein, with translation MPREQYDNWSRGRRMAFLINAYNAFTVKLVTENYPLDSIKEIGGVFGSPWAQAFIPLFGQTLTLNQIEHSMIREPGVFDESRIHFAVNCASIGCPALRSEAYVASELDAQLQDSQRRFLSDRSRNRFDAAAGHFRVSKIVDWDADDFANQSGSLQAYLQRQTTLLAAAEHLEQA, from the coding sequence GTGCCGCGCGAGCAATATGACAACTGGAGTCGCGGCCGGCGTATGGCATTTCTGATCAATGCCTATAACGCCTTTACCGTAAAGCTTGTTACCGAGAATTACCCGCTGGACTCGATCAAGGAAATTGGCGGCGTGTTCGGCAGCCCCTGGGCTCAAGCATTCATCCCGCTGTTCGGGCAAACGTTGACACTCAATCAGATCGAGCATTCGATGATCCGCGAACCCGGCGTATTCGACGAATCACGCATCCACTTCGCGGTTAACTGTGCCTCCATAGGCTGCCCGGCCCTGCGCAGCGAAGCCTACGTTGCCAGCGAACTCGATGCGCAGTTGCAGGACAGCCAGCGGCGCTTCCTCAGTGATCGCAGCCGCAACCGTTTCGATGCAGCCGCCGGCCATTTTCGAGTCTCGAAGATTGTCGATTGGGACGCCGACGATTTCGCCAATCAGAGCGGCTCGCTGCAAGCCTACCTGCAAAGACAGACGACCTTGCTGGCAGCCGCAGAGCATCTGGAGCAGGCCTAG
- a CDS encoding anti-sigma factor: protein MLTCREMSELGSDIIEGDLRLSTRWAVFMHLKMCSRCSLYIKQLKLTSDVLQQLPLNAEAVDSAAILEKLQERDK, encoded by the coding sequence ATGCTGACCTGCCGTGAGATGTCCGAACTCGGCTCCGACATCATTGAGGGTGATCTGCGCTTAAGCACTCGCTGGGCAGTGTTCATGCATCTGAAAATGTGCTCGCGCTGCTCGCTGTACATCAAACAGCTGAAACTCACCTCCGACGTACTGCAACAACTACCGCTAAACGCAGAAGCGGTTGATAGCGCGGCCATTCTGGAAAAACTGCAAGAGCGGGATAAATAA